DNA sequence from the Parasphaerochaeta coccoides DSM 17374 genome:
GGATGTCCGTACTGGACAACGTCATCGTAGGTATGCATATCAGTACGCGGCTGTCTTTTTCCCAAATGATCGTTGTCGGAAAGATGCGCCGGACAATGGATGATGCTGTCCATAAAGCGGAAGAAATCCTGAAAATCTTCGGACTCTACGAAAATCGTTATGAAATGGCTACGAGCTTGCCGTATGGAGATCAGAGGAAAGTCGAGATTGCCAGAGCACTTGCCCTGGAACCCAAGCTTCTCCTGCTGGATGAACCTGCCGCTGGCATGAATGAAATAGAGACAGAAGAACTTATGAACACCGTGTACGCGTTGAGGGAAAGAGGAAATACCATCCTTCTTATTGAACACGATATGAAGTTTGTAATGAATATCTGTGACCGTCTGTATGTTCTTAACGATGGGGCTCTTATCGCGGAAGGTTCCCCTGGGGAAGTCCGTACAAATCCCGTCGTCATTGAAGCCTATCTGGGAAAGGAAGCATAAGATGGCATTATTGGAACTGGAAAATGTGACAGTTGACTACGGGAGCATCCATGCGATCAAGACGGTCAATATTGAAGTCGAAACCGGGGAAGTGGTCACTCTTATCGGCGCGAACGGAGCAGGAAAGAGTACGTTGATGAAGACTGTCATGGGATTGGTTCCCTGCAAGTCAGGAAAAATAAAGTTCAATGGTATTGATATTACCAATAAAGATACGCAGTACATGGTGCAGTCAGGAATCATACTGTCTCCGGAAGGCAGGCAGGTGTTTCCGCGCTATTCCGTGCGGGACAATTTGCTTCTGGGCGCTTACCAACGTCCCCGCCAGGAAATTCCTGAAAGTTTGGAGACCGTATATACGTTGCTGCCGAAACTCAAGGAGCGCAACGCTCAGATGGCAGGCAGTCTTTCCGGTGGAGAGCAGCAGATGCTGGCTATCGGCCGTGCTATGATGGGAAAGCCAAGGATGCTTCTCATGGATGAACCATCCCTTGGGCTTGCTCCTCTCATCATCACGGAGATTTTCAACATGATAGATAAAATCCGCATGATGGGTACGACCATCCTGCTGGTGGAACAGAACGCCCGGATTGCTTTGAAGCATTCGGATCGTGCCTACGTGCTGGAGGCGGGGAGTGTCGTACTGACGGATCGGGCGGATTGCCTGTTGAATTCCGATGAGGTGAGAAAAGCTTATTTCGGTGGGCTGTAACATATGAAACATAGTCTTTTGGGAGGAAACTTTTAACATGATTTCACATACACAACGTGTCAAGGCCGCTTTGGAAGGGAAAATCCTGGATCGTCCGGCTTTCGTAGCTTGGGGACCCCATATGAATCTGGTAGACAGGAATGCCAAGGATTTTGCCAAGGCTACGATTGATTATCAGAATGCATATGGCTTTGATTTTATCAAGGTCATGTCCAACGGCCTGTATTTTCCGGAAGCCTTTGGTCAAAAGATACGTCCGGCGGAACACATATTGGATGAAACATGGCAGAATACGCAAATAAATGTCATCAATGATCCTCATGAATGGGCGAGACTGAAAGTCCCCAGCATGAAAGAAGGCGTCTTTGCCCGCGAGATTGAGGTTGTGAAAAGGCTCGTAGATTACTTCCAGGGAGATGTTCCTGTCTTGCCGACGGTGTTCAGTCCCTTCATCTGGATGGGTGAAATGACTGGTGGATACTTCCGCCAGGAAACCATTGTCGCGCATTTCAAATATTCTGAGAAATATGCCAGGATTGGTCTTGCCGTAGTCAACGAGACCAATGAGCTGTTG
Encoded proteins:
- a CDS encoding ABC transporter ATP-binding protein, producing MSEILSVHDMTQCFGGLNALKGVSMHVDQGEIVGVIGPNGAGKTTLFNCITGMYRPTKGSVRMVGTDITGWRPYQITAYGFGRTFQNVRLFSRMSVLDNVIVGMHISTRLSFSQMIVVGKMRRTMDDAVHKAEEILKIFGLYENRYEMATSLPYGDQRKVEIARALALEPKLLLLDEPAAGMNEIETEELMNTVYALRERGNTILLIEHDMKFVMNICDRLYVLNDGALIAEGSPGEVRTNPVVIEAYLGKEA
- a CDS encoding ABC transporter ATP-binding protein, yielding MALLELENVTVDYGSIHAIKTVNIEVETGEVVTLIGANGAGKSTLMKTVMGLVPCKSGKIKFNGIDITNKDTQYMVQSGIILSPEGRQVFPRYSVRDNLLLGAYQRPRQEIPESLETVYTLLPKLKERNAQMAGSLSGGEQQMLAIGRAMMGKPRMLLMDEPSLGLAPLIITEIFNMIDKIRMMGTTILLVEQNARIALKHSDRAYVLEAGSVVLTDRADCLLNSDEVRKAYFGGL